A section of the Carassius carassius chromosome 17, fCarCar2.1, whole genome shotgun sequence genome encodes:
- the dlgap4b gene encoding disks large-associated protein 4 isoform X4, with the protein MVSVSSRWAHAPDLGWGGASPRFAMKGYTPQRTRYLSDCEPPRSPSPRDPLYPRSAASTLSHAPFLLPAAMEHYRALDTQHFSPSPDCLMPLNSQLSSSSTFPRIHYSSHFDQGDFGPAADSIGGISTGMLGTSMSMEMGLGVGRAAVISSGSATISGAGKMNRLPPNLLDQIEKQLPGQQDGFSTLQFHRSTAVTTTKQQQQQRTDSPGKIRYFVHSVQKLFAKSQSLENSAMKGNMNGRNSRSSSSDDKHHRSKSKDRAKSEGTAKRRPRSNMSGYWSSDDLDSDISNYRNPMAMMTLGRQAVGSGPGPGGQVASRYLMQGYSTISEHTLKSSKSNSDLKHQGLPALPGPGGGGGVGGGQGPMFDGNFGKGGPWSTLTLGPTRQLCQKGSATLDRTLLKSKSVQQDLGCHILQMSSTGDWTGTLGRSGPMGEIPCRRMRSGSYVKAMGDLEDSDDSDGSLKPSPKSTARRQSYLRATQQSLSDQFPSRNCLPSLREFSGNRSLDNLDCIGGSSPFPNWDDDDFSQGCSTLGRSSCISQVRDMELSHHYGDDLEDMHPRSRCSDPPDMPMPTCFRSRSHSYLRAIQAGCSQDDDTASMDSDSPPPTTTTTVRTYSDSTVSTCMTSCKRVAPPPVPPRTTSKPFISVTVQSSTESAQDCYPDRKSEVNSQSGRSNSSDSLDSLPKGSRPPVAPPREPQIPAAVVISPNPLRESHHEQVKGQALPADDPPVDPVPRRKLSSIGIQVDCIQEIQAKVETPPLARFQSIGVQVEDGWTFSRSSSMASRQETDSDTQDLSLTSLTFPSNSKHTEKKVMVNSASQSVDSPPQLSLDNGNHENEVAVTTSGPSRQILTNRSTTQSSSSSFSESLDPALDPSSLPPPDPWLESGSGTGNGGPAQPLKGVTGATACRRDGHWFLKLLQAETGRMEGWCSQMEKETSEHQLSEEVLGKVRIAVGCAQLLMSQKFQQFRGLCEQNLNVNANPRPTSQDLAGFWDLLQLSIEDISLKFDELYHLKSNEWKLEGDLPVKQENQKRTPPVPKKPGKTKAALGREKSNDTVDKQRQEARKRLMAAKRAQSVKQNSATESADSIEIYVPEAQTRL; encoded by the exons AT GGTTTCTGTTTCTTCCCGGTGGGCTCACGCTCCTGATCTAGGGTGGGGGGGGGCATCGCCCCGTTTTGCCATGAAAGGCTACACCCCCCAGCGCACCCGTTACCTGTCCGACTGCGAGCCGCCCCGTTCTCCCAGTCCCCGGGACCCTCTGTACCCCCGCTCCGCCGCCTCCACCCTGTCCCACGCCCCGTTTCTCCTCCCAGCAGCCATGGAGCATTACAGAGCCCTAGACACACAGCACTTCTCCCCGTCGCCCGACTGCCTGATGCCCCTCAACAGCCAGCTGTCCTCCAGCAGCACCTTCCCCAGAATCCACTACAGCTCACACTTCGATCAGGGCGACTTCGGCCCCGCGGCCGACAGCATCGGGGGAATCAGCACCGGGATGCTGGGGACGTCTATGTCTATGGAAATGGGTCTCGGAGTGGGACGGGCCGCCGTGATCAGCAGCGGATCCGCAACTATATCAG GGGCAGGAAAGATGAACCGGTTGCCGCCTAACCTCCTGGACCAGATCGAGAAACAGCTGCCAGGTCAACAGGACGGCTTCAGCACGTTACAGTTCCATCGCAGCACTGCGGTGACGACGACCaaacagcagcaacagcagcggACCGACAGTCCGGGGAAAATACGCTACTTTGTTCACTCTGTCCAGAAACTGTTCGCTAAATCCCAGTCGCTGGAAAACTCTGCCATGAAGGGAAACATGAATGGCCGCAACAGCAGATCGTCAAGCAGCGATGACAAACACCATCGGAGCAAAAGCAAAGACCGGGCGAAGAGCGAAGGAACGGCCAAACGGAGGCCTCGATCCAATATGTCTGGATACTGGAGTTCTGACGATTTGGACAGTGATATTAGTAACTATAGGAACCCGATGGCCATGATGACTTTGGGTCGTCAAGCGGTGGGATCCGGACCGGGGCCGGGCGGACAGGTGGCGTCCAGGTACCTCATGCAGGGCTACAGCACCATTAGCGAGCACACGCTCAAATCCTCAAAGAGTAACAGTGACCTGAAGCACCAGGGGCTCCCTGCACTCCCAGGACCTGGCGGCGGTGGGGGGGTCGGAGGAGGCCAAGGGCCGATGTTTGACGGGAACTTTGGTAAAGGGGGACCCTGGTCCACACTTACATTAGGACCCACCAGACAGTTGTGCCAGAAGGGCTCGGCAACACTGGATCGCACCCTGCTGAAGTCCAAATCTGTCCAGCAGGATCTGGGCTGCCACATCCTGCAG ATGTCGTCCACCGGTGACTGGACAGGGACTCTGGGCCGAAGCGGGCCCATGGGGGAGATCCCCTGTAGACGGATGCGTAGCGGCAGTTACGTCAAAGCCATGGGCGATCTTGAGGATAGCGACGACTCCGACGGGAGTCTCAAACCCTCGCCAAAAAGCACTGCACGGAGGCAGAGCTACCTACGCGCAACACAGCAATCACTGAGTGACCAGTTCCCCTCAAGAAA CTGTCTTCCTTCTCTCCGAGAGTTCTCTGGGAATCGGAGTCTGGATAACCTGGACTGCATCGGAGGCAGCTCTCCGTTCCCAAACTGGGATGATGATGACTTCAGTCAGGGCTGCAGCACTCTGGGACGCAGCAGCTGCATCAGTCAG GTGCGAGACATGGAGCTGAGCCATCATTATGGAGATGATCTGGAGGACATGCATCCTCGCTCCCGCTGCAGCGATCCTCCTGACATGCCCATGCCCACATGCTTCCGCTCACGCAGCCATAGTTACCTTCGTGCCATTCAGGCCGGCTGTTCTCAAGACGATGACACGGCCTCGATGGATTCTGATTCACCGCCGCCCACGACCACAACGACCGTACGCACATACAGCGACAGCACCG TCTCCACATGCATGACCTCCTGTAAGAGGGTGGCTCCGCCTCCTGTTCCCCCCCGCACCACCTCCAAACCCTTCATCTCCGTCACCGTGCAGAGCAGCACCGAGTCTGCGCAGGACTGCTACCCCGACCGCAAGAGCGAGGTCAACAGCCAATCAGGACGCAGCAACTCCTCCGACAGCCTCGACAGCCTGCCCAAAGGGTCACGACCCCCTGTAGCGCCGCCCCGTGAGCCCCAGATCCCGGCGGCTGTGGTCATCTCTCCCAACCCGCTCCGAGAGTCCCATCATGAGCAGGTGAAGGGGCAGGCGCTCCCTGCAGACGACCCCCCTGTAGACCCCGTCCCGAGACGGAAACTCTCCTCCATTGGGATTCAA GTCGACTGCATTCAGGAAATCCAGGCTAAAGTAGAGACGCCACCGCTGGCCAGATTCCAGTCGATCGGAGTTCAAGTGGAGGACGGCTGGAC tttcaGCCGCTCCAGTAGTATGGCCTCTAGGCAAGAGACGGACTCGGACACACAAGACCTCTCGCTCACATCCCTTACGTTCCCGTCTAACTCCAAACACACCGAGAAGAAAGTCATGGTCAACAGCGCCAGCCAATCGGTGGACTCGCCTCCGCAGCTCTCCCTTGACAACGGTAACCATGAAAACGAGGTGGCGGTGACGACCAGCGGCCCCTCCCGACAGATCCTGACCAATCGCTCGACCACACAGAGCAGCTCCTCGTCCTTCTCCGAGAGTCTGGATCCGGCCCTCGACCCGTCATCCCTCCCACCACCCGACCCCTGGCTGGAGAGCGGGAGCGGGACGGGGAACGGAGGCCCCGCCCAGCCGCTGAAGGGGGTCACAGGAGCCACAGCATGCCGGCGGGACGGTCACTGGTTCCTGAAGCTGCTGCAGGCCGAGACGGGTCGGATGGAGGGATGGTGCAGTCAGATGGAGAAAGAGACCAGCGAGCACCAGCTCTCAGAAGAGG ttTTGGGGAAGGTCCGTATCGCGGTGGGCTGCGCTCAGCTCCTCATGTCCCAGAAGTTCCAGCAGTTCAGAGGCTTGTGTGAACAAAACCTG AATGTGAACGCAAACCCCAGACCCACGTCTCAAGATCTGGCCGGGTTTTGGGATCTTCTTCAGCTCTCAATAGAAGACATCAGCCTCAAATTTGACGAGCTTTATCATCTCAAATCAAACGAGTGGAAGCTGGAAGGAGATTTGCCGGTGAAGCAG GAGAACCAGAAACGGACTCCTCCGGTGCCCAAGAAGCCTGGGAAGACTAAAGCGGCCCTGGGCCGAGAGAAGAGCAACGACACGGTGGACAAACAGAGACAGGAGGCTCGCAAGCGGCTCATGGCTGCCAAGAGAGCTCAGTCCGTCAAGCAGAACTCAGCCACCGAGAGCGCCGACAGCATCGAGATCTACGTCCCCGAGGCGCAGACACGGCTCTGA
- the dlgap4b gene encoding disks large-associated protein 4 isoform X3 — protein sequence MVSVSSRWAHAPDLGWGGASPRFAMKGYTPQRTRYLSDCEPPRSPSPRDPLYPRSAASTLSHAPFLLPAAMEHYRALDTQHFSPSPDCLMPLNSQLSSSSTFPRIHYSSHFDQGDFGPAADSIGGISTGMLGTSMSMEMGLGVGRAAVISSGSATISGAGKMNRLPPNLLDQIEKQLPGQQDGFSTLQFHRSTAVTTTKQQQQQRTDSPGKIRYFVHSVQKLFAKSQSLENSAMKGNMNGRNSRSSSSDDKHHRSKSKDRAKSEGTAKRRPRSNMSGYWSSDDLDSDISNYRNPMAMMTLGRQAVGSGPGPGGQVASRYLMQGYSTISEHTLKSSKSNSDLKHQGLPALPGPGGGGGVGGGQGPMFDGNFGKGGPWSTLTLGPTRQLCQKGSATLDRTLLKSKSVQQDLGCHILQVRGRMSSTGDWTGTLGRSGPMGEIPCRRMRSGSYVKAMGDLEDSDDSDGSLKPSPKSTARRQSYLRATQQSLSDQFPSRNCLPSLREFSGNRSLDNLDCIGGSSPFPNWDDDDFSQGCSTLGRSSCISQVRDMELSHHYGDDLEDMHPRSRCSDPPDMPMPTCFRSRSHSYLRAIQAGCSQDDDTASMDSDSPPPTTTTTVRTYSDSTVSTCMTSCKRVAPPPVPPRTTSKPFISVTVQSSTESAQDCYPDRKSEVNSQSGRSNSSDSLDSLPKGSRPPVAPPREPQIPAAVVISPNPLRESHHEQVKGQALPADDPPVDPVPRRKLSSIGIQVDCIQEIQAKVETPPLARFQSIGVQVEDGWTFSRSSSMASRQETDSDTQDLSLTSLTFPSNSKHTEKKVMVNSASQSVDSPPQLSLDNGNHENEVAVTTSGPSRQILTNRSTTQSSSSSFSESLDPALDPSSLPPPDPWLESGSGTGNGGPAQPLKGVTGATACRRDGHWFLKLLQAETGRMEGWCSQMEKETSEHQLSEEVLGKVRIAVGCAQLLMSQKFQQFRGLCEQNLNVNANPRPTSQDLAGFWDLLQLSIEDISLKFDELYHLKSNEWKLEGDLPVKQENQKRTPPVPKKPGKTKAALGREKSNDTVDKQRQEARKRLMAAKRAQSVKQNSATESADSIEIYVPEAQTRL from the exons AT GGTTTCTGTTTCTTCCCGGTGGGCTCACGCTCCTGATCTAGGGTGGGGGGGGGCATCGCCCCGTTTTGCCATGAAAGGCTACACCCCCCAGCGCACCCGTTACCTGTCCGACTGCGAGCCGCCCCGTTCTCCCAGTCCCCGGGACCCTCTGTACCCCCGCTCCGCCGCCTCCACCCTGTCCCACGCCCCGTTTCTCCTCCCAGCAGCCATGGAGCATTACAGAGCCCTAGACACACAGCACTTCTCCCCGTCGCCCGACTGCCTGATGCCCCTCAACAGCCAGCTGTCCTCCAGCAGCACCTTCCCCAGAATCCACTACAGCTCACACTTCGATCAGGGCGACTTCGGCCCCGCGGCCGACAGCATCGGGGGAATCAGCACCGGGATGCTGGGGACGTCTATGTCTATGGAAATGGGTCTCGGAGTGGGACGGGCCGCCGTGATCAGCAGCGGATCCGCAACTATATCAG GGGCAGGAAAGATGAACCGGTTGCCGCCTAACCTCCTGGACCAGATCGAGAAACAGCTGCCAGGTCAACAGGACGGCTTCAGCACGTTACAGTTCCATCGCAGCACTGCGGTGACGACGACCaaacagcagcaacagcagcggACCGACAGTCCGGGGAAAATACGCTACTTTGTTCACTCTGTCCAGAAACTGTTCGCTAAATCCCAGTCGCTGGAAAACTCTGCCATGAAGGGAAACATGAATGGCCGCAACAGCAGATCGTCAAGCAGCGATGACAAACACCATCGGAGCAAAAGCAAAGACCGGGCGAAGAGCGAAGGAACGGCCAAACGGAGGCCTCGATCCAATATGTCTGGATACTGGAGTTCTGACGATTTGGACAGTGATATTAGTAACTATAGGAACCCGATGGCCATGATGACTTTGGGTCGTCAAGCGGTGGGATCCGGACCGGGGCCGGGCGGACAGGTGGCGTCCAGGTACCTCATGCAGGGCTACAGCACCATTAGCGAGCACACGCTCAAATCCTCAAAGAGTAACAGTGACCTGAAGCACCAGGGGCTCCCTGCACTCCCAGGACCTGGCGGCGGTGGGGGGGTCGGAGGAGGCCAAGGGCCGATGTTTGACGGGAACTTTGGTAAAGGGGGACCCTGGTCCACACTTACATTAGGACCCACCAGACAGTTGTGCCAGAAGGGCTCGGCAACACTGGATCGCACCCTGCTGAAGTCCAAATCTGTCCAGCAGGATCTGGGCTGCCACATCCTGCAGGTGCGTGGGAGG ATGTCGTCCACCGGTGACTGGACAGGGACTCTGGGCCGAAGCGGGCCCATGGGGGAGATCCCCTGTAGACGGATGCGTAGCGGCAGTTACGTCAAAGCCATGGGCGATCTTGAGGATAGCGACGACTCCGACGGGAGTCTCAAACCCTCGCCAAAAAGCACTGCACGGAGGCAGAGCTACCTACGCGCAACACAGCAATCACTGAGTGACCAGTTCCCCTCAAGAAA CTGTCTTCCTTCTCTCCGAGAGTTCTCTGGGAATCGGAGTCTGGATAACCTGGACTGCATCGGAGGCAGCTCTCCGTTCCCAAACTGGGATGATGATGACTTCAGTCAGGGCTGCAGCACTCTGGGACGCAGCAGCTGCATCAGTCAG GTGCGAGACATGGAGCTGAGCCATCATTATGGAGATGATCTGGAGGACATGCATCCTCGCTCCCGCTGCAGCGATCCTCCTGACATGCCCATGCCCACATGCTTCCGCTCACGCAGCCATAGTTACCTTCGTGCCATTCAGGCCGGCTGTTCTCAAGACGATGACACGGCCTCGATGGATTCTGATTCACCGCCGCCCACGACCACAACGACCGTACGCACATACAGCGACAGCACCG TCTCCACATGCATGACCTCCTGTAAGAGGGTGGCTCCGCCTCCTGTTCCCCCCCGCACCACCTCCAAACCCTTCATCTCCGTCACCGTGCAGAGCAGCACCGAGTCTGCGCAGGACTGCTACCCCGACCGCAAGAGCGAGGTCAACAGCCAATCAGGACGCAGCAACTCCTCCGACAGCCTCGACAGCCTGCCCAAAGGGTCACGACCCCCTGTAGCGCCGCCCCGTGAGCCCCAGATCCCGGCGGCTGTGGTCATCTCTCCCAACCCGCTCCGAGAGTCCCATCATGAGCAGGTGAAGGGGCAGGCGCTCCCTGCAGACGACCCCCCTGTAGACCCCGTCCCGAGACGGAAACTCTCCTCCATTGGGATTCAA GTCGACTGCATTCAGGAAATCCAGGCTAAAGTAGAGACGCCACCGCTGGCCAGATTCCAGTCGATCGGAGTTCAAGTGGAGGACGGCTGGAC tttcaGCCGCTCCAGTAGTATGGCCTCTAGGCAAGAGACGGACTCGGACACACAAGACCTCTCGCTCACATCCCTTACGTTCCCGTCTAACTCCAAACACACCGAGAAGAAAGTCATGGTCAACAGCGCCAGCCAATCGGTGGACTCGCCTCCGCAGCTCTCCCTTGACAACGGTAACCATGAAAACGAGGTGGCGGTGACGACCAGCGGCCCCTCCCGACAGATCCTGACCAATCGCTCGACCACACAGAGCAGCTCCTCGTCCTTCTCCGAGAGTCTGGATCCGGCCCTCGACCCGTCATCCCTCCCACCACCCGACCCCTGGCTGGAGAGCGGGAGCGGGACGGGGAACGGAGGCCCCGCCCAGCCGCTGAAGGGGGTCACAGGAGCCACAGCATGCCGGCGGGACGGTCACTGGTTCCTGAAGCTGCTGCAGGCCGAGACGGGTCGGATGGAGGGATGGTGCAGTCAGATGGAGAAAGAGACCAGCGAGCACCAGCTCTCAGAAGAGG ttTTGGGGAAGGTCCGTATCGCGGTGGGCTGCGCTCAGCTCCTCATGTCCCAGAAGTTCCAGCAGTTCAGAGGCTTGTGTGAACAAAACCTG AATGTGAACGCAAACCCCAGACCCACGTCTCAAGATCTGGCCGGGTTTTGGGATCTTCTTCAGCTCTCAATAGAAGACATCAGCCTCAAATTTGACGAGCTTTATCATCTCAAATCAAACGAGTGGAAGCTGGAAGGAGATTTGCCGGTGAAGCAG GAGAACCAGAAACGGACTCCTCCGGTGCCCAAGAAGCCTGGGAAGACTAAAGCGGCCCTGGGCCGAGAGAAGAGCAACGACACGGTGGACAAACAGAGACAGGAGGCTCGCAAGCGGCTCATGGCTGCCAAGAGAGCTCAGTCCGTCAAGCAGAACTCAGCCACCGAGAGCGCCGACAGCATCGAGATCTACGTCCCCGAGGCGCAGACACGGCTCTGA
- the dlgap4b gene encoding disks large-associated protein 4 isoform X6 produces the protein MTSCKRVAPPPVPPRTTSKPFISVTVQSSTESAQDCYPDRKSEVNSQSGRSNSSDSLDSLPKGSRPPVAPPREPQIPAAVVISPNPLRESHHEQVKGQALPADDPPVDPVPRRKLSSIGIQVDCIQEIQAKVETPPLARFQSIGVQVEDGWTFSRSSSMASRQETDSDTQDLSLTSLTFPSNSKHTEKKVMVNSASQSVDSPPQLSLDNGNHENEVAVTTSGPSRQILTNRSTTQSSSSSFSESLDPALDPSSLPPPDPWLESGSGTGNGGPAQPLKGVTGATACRRDGHWFLKLLQAETGRMEGWCSQMEKETSEHQLSEEVLGKVRIAVGCAQLLMSQKFQQFRGLCEQNLNVNANPRPTSQDLAGFWDLLQLSIEDISLKFDELYHLKSNEWKLEGDLPVKQENQKRTPPVPKKPGKTKAALGREKSNDTVDKQRQEARKRLMAAKRAQSVKQNSATESADSIEIYVPEAQTRL, from the exons ATGACCTCCTGTAAGAGGGTGGCTCCGCCTCCTGTTCCCCCCCGCACCACCTCCAAACCCTTCATCTCCGTCACCGTGCAGAGCAGCACCGAGTCTGCGCAGGACTGCTACCCCGACCGCAAGAGCGAGGTCAACAGCCAATCAGGACGCAGCAACTCCTCCGACAGCCTCGACAGCCTGCCCAAAGGGTCACGACCCCCTGTAGCGCCGCCCCGTGAGCCCCAGATCCCGGCGGCTGTGGTCATCTCTCCCAACCCGCTCCGAGAGTCCCATCATGAGCAGGTGAAGGGGCAGGCGCTCCCTGCAGACGACCCCCCTGTAGACCCCGTCCCGAGACGGAAACTCTCCTCCATTGGGATTCAA GTCGACTGCATTCAGGAAATCCAGGCTAAAGTAGAGACGCCACCGCTGGCCAGATTCCAGTCGATCGGAGTTCAAGTGGAGGACGGCTGGAC tttcaGCCGCTCCAGTAGTATGGCCTCTAGGCAAGAGACGGACTCGGACACACAAGACCTCTCGCTCACATCCCTTACGTTCCCGTCTAACTCCAAACACACCGAGAAGAAAGTCATGGTCAACAGCGCCAGCCAATCGGTGGACTCGCCTCCGCAGCTCTCCCTTGACAACGGTAACCATGAAAACGAGGTGGCGGTGACGACCAGCGGCCCCTCCCGACAGATCCTGACCAATCGCTCGACCACACAGAGCAGCTCCTCGTCCTTCTCCGAGAGTCTGGATCCGGCCCTCGACCCGTCATCCCTCCCACCACCCGACCCCTGGCTGGAGAGCGGGAGCGGGACGGGGAACGGAGGCCCCGCCCAGCCGCTGAAGGGGGTCACAGGAGCCACAGCATGCCGGCGGGACGGTCACTGGTTCCTGAAGCTGCTGCAGGCCGAGACGGGTCGGATGGAGGGATGGTGCAGTCAGATGGAGAAAGAGACCAGCGAGCACCAGCTCTCAGAAGAGG ttTTGGGGAAGGTCCGTATCGCGGTGGGCTGCGCTCAGCTCCTCATGTCCCAGAAGTTCCAGCAGTTCAGAGGCTTGTGTGAACAAAACCTG AATGTGAACGCAAACCCCAGACCCACGTCTCAAGATCTGGCCGGGTTTTGGGATCTTCTTCAGCTCTCAATAGAAGACATCAGCCTCAAATTTGACGAGCTTTATCATCTCAAATCAAACGAGTGGAAGCTGGAAGGAGATTTGCCGGTGAAGCAG GAGAACCAGAAACGGACTCCTCCGGTGCCCAAGAAGCCTGGGAAGACTAAAGCGGCCCTGGGCCGAGAGAAGAGCAACGACACGGTGGACAAACAGAGACAGGAGGCTCGCAAGCGGCTCATGGCTGCCAAGAGAGCTCAGTCCGTCAAGCAGAACTCAGCCACCGAGAGCGCCGACAGCATCGAGATCTACGTCCCCGAGGCGCAGACACGGCTCTGA